The Castor canadensis chromosome 8, mCasCan1.hap1v2, whole genome shotgun sequence genome contains a region encoding:
- the LOC109675817 gene encoding olfactory receptor 6C2-like, whose amino-acid sequence MRNHTITFILLGLTDDPNLQVVVFIFLFLTYMLSITGNLTIISLTIVDSHLKTAMYFFLQNFSFLEISFTTACIPRYLYNISTGDKTITYDNCIIQIFFSDLFGVTEFFVLSTMSYDRYVAICKPLHYVTIMNTRVCRRLILSCWTAGLLVILPPLILGLNLEFCDPVIDHFACDAYPLLKISCTETWLIEQVVILSAVLTFIMTLVCVVLSYTYIIKTILQFPSAQQRKKAFSTCSSHMIVISITYGSCIFVYVNPSAKDSVTINKGVSVLTTSIAPMLNPFIYTLRNKQVKQAFSDSVKRISLLLNK is encoded by the coding sequence ATGAGAAACCACACTATAACATTTATCCTACTGGGGCTGACTGATGACCCAAACCTGCAGGTTGTCGttttcatcttccttttcctGACCTACATGTTGAGTATAACTGGGAACCTCACAATCATCTCTCTCACCATCGTGGATTCACACCTTAAAACTGCCATGTACTTTTTCCTACAAAATTTCTCCTTCTTAGAAATCTCATTTACAACTGCTTGTATTCCCAGATACTTGTACAACATATCAACAGGTGATAAGACAATCACATATGACAATTGTatcattcaaatttttttttctgatctttttGGTGTAACAGAATTTTTTGTCCTCTCCACCATGTCCTATGACAGATATGTTGCCATCTGCAAACCCCTGCATTATGTGACCATCATGAACACCAGGGTCTGTAGAAGACTCATCCTTTCTTGTTGGACAGCTGGTTTGTTGGTCATACTCCCACCACTTATCTTGGGACTAAATCTGGAATTCTGTGACCCTGTTATTGACCATTTTGCTTGCGATGCATACCCCCTCCTCAAGATCTCATGCACAGAAACATGGCTCATAGAGCAGGTAGTTATACTCAGTGCTGTGTTAACCTTTATCATGACCCTAGTATGTGTAGTTCTGTCCTACACATACATCATTAAGACCATCCTACAATTCCcttctgcccagcaaaggaaAAAGGCCTTCTCTACCTGCTCTTCCCACATGATTGTGATTTCCATCACCTACGGAAGCTGCATCTTCGTCTATGTCAATCCTTCAGCAAAGGACTCAGTGACTATCAATAAGGGTGTGTCAGTCCTCACCACTTCCATCGCTCCTatgctgaaccccttcatctacacCTTGAGAAACAAGCAAGTCAAACAGGCCTTCAGTGACTCAGTCAAAAGAATTTCattgttattaaataaataa